A window of Rhabdothermincola salaria contains these coding sequences:
- a CDS encoding MarR family winged helix-turn-helix transcriptional regulator → MPAPAGRVSGAVTDVTAPAARPSPPGAAGSGPDDLAPIRLGMTRLQRLFASRRIHANMAAAAGVRLSEQGLQVLRTLADGPPQPVGDLARAARMDTGAVSRQLRGLEEQGLVARQSSPTHGSIVLVKATDEGRRLQRRYEKVRTGQLGRALDDWTPAERADLGRLLLRLVDDLQSTPYLDPDEV, encoded by the coding sequence GTGCCTGCTCCTGCCGGCCGCGTCTCCGGCGCCGTCACCGACGTGACGGCGCCGGCGGCGCGCCCCTCCCCGCCCGGCGCCGCCGGGTCCGGACCCGACGACCTGGCCCCCATCCGACTGGGGATGACCCGCCTGCAGCGCCTGTTCGCCAGCCGGCGCATCCACGCCAACATGGCTGCCGCCGCCGGCGTGCGACTCTCCGAACAGGGCCTGCAGGTGCTGCGCACCCTCGCCGACGGCCCACCCCAGCCGGTCGGCGACCTCGCCCGAGCCGCCCGCATGGACACCGGCGCGGTCAGCCGCCAACTGCGCGGGCTCGAGGAACAGGGCCTGGTGGCCCGCCAGAGCAGCCCCACGCACGGGTCCATCGTGCTGGTCAAGGCCACCGACGAGGGACGTCGCCTGCAGCGGCGCTACGAGAAGGTGCGCACCGGGCAGCTCGGCCGCGCCCTCGATGACTGGACGCCCGCCGAACGAGCCGACCTGGGCCGGCTGCTCCTGCGGCTCGTCGACGACCTCCAGTCGACGCCGTACCTCGACCCCGACGAGGTCTGA
- a CDS encoding flavodoxin family protein, with amino-acid sequence MPAVVIYESLTGNTARAAELIAAGLTEQGVPAIACPTTAIDYQALADADLVVVGSWTDGLFFVGQRPAKAGRLAQLPFITGKTCAVFCTYAIDTGKTLDKLSDIMRDRGGDVIGGMAIKRNRLEAGSREFVDRVLGVLSTRS; translated from the coding sequence ATGCCTGCCGTCGTCATCTACGAGAGCCTCACCGGCAACACCGCCCGCGCCGCGGAGCTCATCGCCGCCGGACTCACCGAGCAAGGGGTGCCGGCGATCGCCTGCCCCACCACCGCCATCGACTACCAGGCCCTGGCCGACGCCGATCTCGTCGTCGTGGGCAGCTGGACCGACGGGCTCTTCTTCGTGGGTCAGCGTCCGGCCAAGGCGGGACGGCTGGCCCAGCTGCCCTTCATCACCGGCAAGACCTGTGCCGTGTTCTGCACGTACGCCATCGACACCGGCAAGACGCTCGACAAGCTGAGCGACATCATGCGTGACCGCGGGGGCGACGTCATCGGCGGCATGGCCATCAAGCGCAACCGGCTCGAGGCCGGCTCCCGGGAGTTCGTCGATCGGGTCCTCGGGGTGCTGTCCACCCGCTCCTGA
- a CDS encoding amidohydrolase family protein, with product MPGSDRYTIISADGHAGGNHAQYREYLDPAWRDEFDAWRGRYKNPFRDLQDDGRTRNWDTERRLADLDAEGVAAEVLFPNTVPPFFPTGVVIAPAPSPEDFPKRLAGLRAHNRWLVDFVAEAPLRRAGLAQIALNDVDEAVKDVYWTKEQGLSGILLPGVSPDTPWIDPLFSEAYDPVWAACQETDLSITHHAGGSGIPNYGKHPAALTMFVLESGWFANRALWHLIMAGVFERFPGLKFVMTEQGSSWLPPALTRMDDIHASQVRGRMGEIGMPESGALPHKPSDYFKRNCFIGASFPPPSEAATFHDIGIDKIMWGSDYPHNEACSPLSRESLRRSFEGWSEGDLRQILAENQAHVYGFDLEALAPIADRIGPTVDEIATPLDAVPDHQSPAFQRA from the coding sequence ATGCCGGGTTCCGACCGCTACACGATCATCTCCGCCGACGGCCATGCCGGCGGCAACCACGCCCAGTACCGCGAGTACCTCGATCCGGCCTGGCGCGACGAGTTCGACGCCTGGCGCGGTCGCTACAAGAACCCCTTCCGTGACCTCCAGGACGACGGTCGGACCCGCAACTGGGACACCGAGCGCCGTCTCGCCGACCTCGACGCCGAGGGCGTGGCCGCCGAGGTGCTGTTCCCGAACACGGTGCCGCCGTTCTTCCCGACCGGTGTGGTGATCGCCCCCGCCCCCTCGCCGGAGGACTTCCCCAAGCGCCTCGCCGGCCTCCGGGCCCACAACCGCTGGCTGGTCGACTTCGTGGCCGAGGCACCGCTGCGCCGCGCCGGGCTCGCCCAGATCGCCCTCAACGACGTCGACGAGGCCGTCAAGGACGTCTACTGGACCAAGGAGCAGGGGCTCTCGGGCATCCTGCTGCCCGGCGTGTCGCCCGACACGCCGTGGATCGACCCGCTCTTCAGTGAGGCCTACGACCCCGTCTGGGCCGCCTGCCAGGAGACCGATCTGTCGATCACCCACCACGCCGGGGGCAGTGGCATCCCCAACTACGGCAAGCACCCCGCCGCCCTCACCATGTTCGTGCTCGAGTCGGGTTGGTTCGCCAACCGGGCCCTGTGGCACCTGATCATGGCGGGCGTGTTCGAGCGCTTCCCGGGCCTCAAGTTCGTGATGACCGAGCAGGGCTCGTCGTGGCTGCCGCCCGCACTCACCCGCATGGACGACATCCACGCCTCACAGGTGCGGGGCCGCATGGGCGAGATCGGCATGCCCGAGTCCGGTGCGCTGCCGCACAAGCCCAGCGACTACTTCAAGCGCAACTGCTTCATCGGCGCCAGCTTCCCGCCGCCGTCGGAGGCCGCCACCTTCCACGACATCGGTATCGACAAGATCATGTGGGGCAGCGACTACCCCCACAACGAGGCCTGCTCTCCGCTCAGCCGCGAGTCGTTGCGCCGCAGCTTCGAGGGCTGGAGCGAAGGCGACCTGCGCCAGATCCTGGCCGAGAACCAGGCGCACGTGTACGGCTTCGACCTCGAGGCCCTGGCGCCCATCGCCGACCGCATCGGGCCGACCGTCGACGAGATCGCCACGCCGCTCGACGCCGTCCCCGACCACCAGAGCCCTGCCTTCCAGCGGGCCTGA
- a CDS encoding 2,4'-dihydroxyacetophenone dioxygenase family protein, with amino-acid sequence MAISEISAPEAVHIGTDDLPFVEIGNGNKLRVLQVKEKEGLWIIENIFQAGFSVQTHRHTGPVWGYTQSGGWKYKEYDYVNRAGSFLYEPAGSVHTLECIEDETRVWFHMYGVNLNLDDEGNVDSVADGAGTLAFYLAMCEQQGLGTPPVITD; translated from the coding sequence GAAGCCGTCCACATCGGCACCGACGACCTCCCGTTCGTCGAGATCGGCAACGGCAACAAGCTCCGCGTCCTGCAGGTGAAGGAGAAGGAGGGGCTCTGGATCATCGAGAACATCTTCCAGGCCGGGTTCTCCGTGCAGACCCACCGCCACACGGGGCCGGTGTGGGGCTACACCCAGTCCGGCGGGTGGAAGTACAAGGAGTACGACTACGTCAACCGCGCCGGGTCGTTCCTCTACGAACCCGCCGGTTCCGTGCACACGCTGGAGTGCATCGAGGACGAGACGCGCGTGTGGTTCCACATGTACGGCGTGAACCTGAACCTCGACGACGAGGGCAACGTGGACTCCGTCGCCGACGGGGCCGGCACCCTGGCCTTCTACCTGGCCATGTGCGAACAGCAGGGCCTCGGCACCCCACCCGTCATCACCGACTGA
- a CDS encoding class I adenylate-forming enzyme family protein — protein MWELVEARASASPEVAALIESDRELTFAELRDQAERVAAGLQDLGIGRGTRVTWQLPTRIETVVLSLALARLAAVQNPILPLYRDREVGFVVSQVQADVFCVPGDWNGFDFVAMAERIAEEHGVHPRVLVTYDDLPEGDPATLPPAPSDGDEVRWIYYTSGTTSAPKGVQHSDGTLMAGGLGLADALELTADDVGSIAFPYSHIAGPDYLMMLLYRGCGAVLIEAFALDAAVELFARKGATMAGGGPAFYQMYLSKQRSQPGEPIIPSLRLLSGGGAPKPPEMYTEVKNEMGIPVCHGYGMTECPMISQGGPDDSEHQLMYTDGHPVTGCQVRIVTLDGEVAGTDVDGEVRVKGPMVFKGYTDASLDADAFDDEGWFRTGDLGHLDDAGYVVLTGRLKDVIIRKGENISAKEIEDLLYQHPKVGDVAVIGLPDRDRGERVCAVVETAEGTDPLTFDEMVAYLAEADLMRQKVPEQLEVVDALPRNNTLGKILKTDLRDQFRDKPWP, from the coding sequence ATGTGGGAGCTGGTGGAGGCCCGGGCGTCCGCCTCACCCGAGGTGGCCGCGCTCATCGAGAGCGACCGTGAGCTGACGTTCGCCGAGCTCCGCGACCAGGCCGAGCGGGTCGCCGCCGGGCTGCAGGACCTCGGCATCGGCCGCGGCACGCGGGTCACCTGGCAGCTCCCCACCCGCATCGAGACGGTGGTGCTCTCCCTCGCGCTCGCTCGCCTGGCCGCGGTCCAGAACCCGATCCTGCCCCTGTACCGCGACCGCGAGGTCGGCTTCGTGGTGTCCCAGGTCCAGGCGGACGTGTTCTGCGTGCCCGGCGACTGGAACGGCTTCGACTTCGTGGCCATGGCCGAGCGCATCGCCGAGGAGCACGGCGTGCACCCGAGGGTGCTCGTCACCTACGACGACCTCCCCGAGGGCGATCCGGCCACCCTTCCCCCGGCCCCCAGCGACGGCGACGAGGTCCGCTGGATCTACTACACGTCCGGCACCACGTCGGCGCCCAAGGGCGTGCAGCACAGCGACGGCACCCTCATGGCCGGCGGGCTGGGCCTGGCCGACGCCTTGGAGCTCACCGCCGACGACGTCGGCTCCATCGCCTTCCCCTACAGCCACATCGCCGGGCCCGACTACCTGATGATGCTGCTCTACCGGGGCTGCGGCGCGGTGCTCATCGAGGCCTTCGCGCTCGACGCCGCCGTCGAGCTGTTCGCCCGCAAGGGCGCCACCATGGCCGGCGGCGGCCCGGCCTTCTACCAGATGTACCTGTCGAAGCAGCGCAGCCAGCCCGGCGAACCGATCATCCCCTCGTTGCGACTGCTGTCGGGCGGCGGGGCCCCGAAGCCCCCGGAGATGTACACCGAGGTCAAGAACGAGATGGGCATCCCGGTGTGCCACGGCTACGGCATGACCGAGTGCCCGATGATCTCCCAGGGCGGTCCCGACGACTCCGAGCACCAGCTGATGTACACCGACGGGCACCCCGTCACCGGTTGCCAGGTGCGCATCGTCACCCTCGACGGCGAGGTCGCAGGGACCGACGTCGACGGGGAGGTGCGGGTCAAGGGCCCCATGGTGTTCAAGGGCTACACCGACGCCTCCCTCGACGCCGATGCCTTCGACGACGAGGGTTGGTTCCGCACCGGCGACCTCGGCCACCTCGACGACGCCGGGTACGTCGTGCTCACCGGACGGCTGAAGGACGTGATCATCCGCAAGGGCGAGAACATCTCGGCCAAGGAGATCGAGGACCTGCTGTACCAGCACCCCAAGGTGGGCGACGTCGCCGTGATCGGCCTCCCCGACCGCGACCGGGGCGAGCGGGTGTGCGCCGTGGTCGAGACCGCCGAGGGCACCGACCCCCTCACCTTCGACGAGATGGTCGCCTACCTCGCCGAGGCCGACCTCATGCGCCAGAAGGTCCCCGAGCAGCTCGAGGTCGTCGACGCCCTGCCCCGCAACAACACCCTGGGCAAGATCCTCAAGACCGATCTGCGCGACCAGTTCCGCGACAAGCCCTGGCCCTGA
- a CDS encoding fumarate hydratase, which translates to MAEFAHQDLLPLGEDTTPYRLLTAEGVSTVETPLGPFLQVDHEAIRLLTAEAMREIAHFLRPGHLAQLASILDDPEASGNDRFVALDLLRNANIAAGGVLPSCQDTGTAIVKGKKGQFVVTAGGDEAAISRGIFDTYQTSNLRYSQMAPLDMYREVNTGTNLPAEIEIAAVDGDAYKFLFMAKGGGSANKSYLFQETKALLNPHSLLDFVAAKMDLLGTSACPPYHLAVVVGGTSAELALKTAKLASARYLDSLPTSGNDLGRGFRDLELEGEILKVSQESGIGAQFGGKYFCHDVRVVRLPRHGASCPVAIAVSCSADRQALGKITAEGVFLEQLEHDPARFLPEITDEHLDDDVVHIDLNRPMDEIRAALSKLPVKTRVSLTGPVIVARDIAHAKLKERIDAGEGLPQYMKDHAVYYAGPAKTPEGLASGSFGPTTAGRMDSYVDLFQQHGGSYVMLAKGNRSKAVTEACARHGGFYLGSIGGPAARLAQDCIRKVEVLEYPELGMEAVWRIEVEDFPAFVVVDDKGNDFFEEVVKSRPVTLTR; encoded by the coding sequence ATGGCCGAGTTCGCCCATCAAGACCTCCTCCCCCTGGGTGAGGACACCACCCCGTACCGTCTCCTCACCGCTGAGGGCGTCTCGACGGTCGAGACGCCCCTCGGGCCCTTCCTCCAGGTCGACCACGAGGCCATCCGGTTGCTCACCGCCGAGGCCATGCGCGAGATCGCCCACTTCCTGCGGCCCGGCCACCTGGCGCAGCTGGCCTCGATCCTCGACGACCCCGAGGCCTCGGGCAACGATCGTTTCGTGGCCCTCGACCTGCTGCGCAACGCCAACATCGCCGCCGGGGGCGTCCTCCCGTCCTGCCAGGACACCGGCACGGCCATCGTGAAGGGCAAGAAGGGCCAGTTCGTCGTCACCGCCGGCGGCGACGAAGCGGCGATCTCCCGGGGCATCTTCGACACCTACCAGACCTCGAACCTGCGCTACTCGCAGATGGCCCCCCTCGACATGTACCGGGAGGTCAACACCGGTACCAACCTCCCCGCCGAGATCGAGATCGCGGCCGTCGATGGTGACGCCTACAAGTTCCTCTTCATGGCCAAGGGCGGCGGGTCGGCCAACAAGAGCTACCTGTTCCAGGAGACCAAGGCGCTGCTCAACCCCCACAGCCTGCTCGACTTCGTCGCCGCCAAGATGGACCTGCTCGGCACCTCGGCCTGCCCCCCGTACCACCTGGCTGTCGTGGTCGGCGGCACCTCGGCCGAGCTCGCCCTCAAGACGGCCAAGCTGGCGTCGGCGCGCTACCTCGACTCCCTGCCCACCTCGGGCAACGACCTGGGACGCGGCTTCCGCGACCTCGAGCTCGAGGGTGAGATCCTGAAGGTCTCCCAGGAGTCCGGCATCGGTGCCCAGTTCGGTGGCAAGTACTTCTGCCACGACGTGAGGGTGGTCCGCCTCCCTCGCCACGGGGCCTCGTGCCCGGTCGCCATCGCCGTGTCCTGCTCGGCCGACCGCCAGGCCCTGGGCAAGATCACCGCCGAGGGCGTCTTCCTCGAGCAGCTCGAGCACGACCCGGCGAGGTTCCTGCCCGAGATCACCGACGAGCACCTCGACGACGACGTCGTGCACATCGACCTCAACCGACCGATGGACGAGATCCGCGCCGCGCTGTCGAAGCTGCCGGTGAAGACCCGTGTCTCGCTCACCGGGCCGGTCATCGTGGCGCGCGACATCGCCCACGCAAAGCTCAAGGAGCGCATCGACGCCGGCGAGGGGCTTCCGCAGTACATGAAGGACCACGCCGTGTACTACGCCGGTCCGGCCAAGACGCCCGAGGGTCTCGCTTCGGGCTCGTTCGGCCCTACGACCGCCGGCCGGATGGACTCCTACGTCGACCTCTTCCAGCAGCACGGCGGGAGCTACGTGATGCTGGCCAAGGGCAACCGCTCCAAGGCCGTGACCGAGGCCTGCGCCCGTCACGGGGGCTTCTACCTGGGATCGATCGGTGGTCCGGCGGCCCGTTTGGCCCAGGACTGCATCCGCAAGGTCGAGGTCCTCGAGTACCCCGAGCTCGGCATGGAGGCCGTCTGGCGCATCGAGGTCGAGGACTTCCCGGCCTTCGTGGTCGTCGACGACAAGGGCAACGACTTCTTCGAAGAGGTCGTCAAGAGCCGACCCGTCACGCTGACGCGCTGA
- a CDS encoding class I SAM-dependent methyltransferase, whose product MTPSDPTLAERVPEPALMEDRDQARAYSEGDFAAAHEAIVDDVVRRHPELGRGAGLEVVDLGCGPADVTVRLARRLPEASVLGLDAGPVMLGLARARIDALGLAVRVTVAEARLPDVDEDLSGRFGLVVSNSVLHHLDDPGALWSSVKVLGAPGGAVHVADLCRPGDGATLDDLVARHATGEPDVLVEDFRNSLAAAYRPDEVRDQLVTAGLDALRVDVISDRHLVVWGRLP is encoded by the coding sequence GTGACCCCCTCCGACCCCACGCTGGCCGAGCGGGTGCCGGAACCGGCGCTCATGGAGGACAGGGACCAGGCCCGCGCCTACAGCGAGGGCGACTTCGCGGCGGCGCACGAGGCGATCGTCGACGACGTGGTGCGGCGTCACCCGGAGCTCGGTCGCGGCGCCGGCCTCGAGGTCGTCGATCTCGGATGCGGCCCGGCCGATGTCACCGTCCGCCTGGCCCGACGGCTCCCCGAGGCGTCGGTGCTCGGGCTCGACGCCGGGCCCGTCATGTTGGGCCTGGCCCGGGCCCGGATCGACGCCCTCGGCCTGGCCGTCCGGGTGACGGTGGCCGAGGCCCGTCTGCCCGACGTCGACGAGGACCTGTCCGGCCGGTTCGGGCTGGTGGTGTCCAACAGCGTGCTGCACCACCTCGACGATCCCGGTGCGCTGTGGTCCTCGGTGAAGGTGCTGGGAGCCCCGGGGGGCGCCGTGCACGTGGCCGACCTCTGCCGCCCCGGCGACGGCGCCACCCTCGACGATCTGGTGGCCCGCCACGCGACGGGTGAGCCCGACGTGCTGGTCGAGGACTTCCGCAACTCCTTGGCGGCGGCGTACCGCCCCGACGAGGTCAGGGACCAGTTGGTGACCGCCGGGCTCGATGCCCTGCGCGTCGACGTCATCTCGGATCGCCACCTCGTGGTCTGGGGACGTCTGCCGTGA
- a CDS encoding NAD(P)/FAD-dependent oxidoreductase produces MAHDVVIVGAGLAGLAAARTLVEAGLDVALLEASDGVGGRVRTDVVDGHRLDRGFQILLTAYPEVRRWVDPESLSLCRFEPGAVVRIGGRFHRVGDPLRRPQDLIPTLRAPIGSLADKARVLALVASDRRGPAGALLRRPDRSTQERLERFGFSPVMIERFFRPLFAGIQLDPTLEVSARRFDIIWRMLAEGDAAVPAGGMGVLPQRIAAPLPRGVVHLDRPVDHLVGTTAVGQDGSRVEGRALLVATDGPTASHLLGLREVGSRPVAAVWFSAPEPPRRGAVLMLDGDSSGPAANVAVMSETARSYAPPGRSLIVAAVPGPAALDPDLAVAVTRQMLRWFGPGVEEWEVLRVDVIRHGQPDQRPPLDPRQPVAVGERRYVCGDHRDTASIQGALVSGRRAARQVCLDIGSGTG; encoded by the coding sequence ATGGCACACGACGTGGTGATCGTCGGGGCCGGCCTGGCCGGTCTCGCCGCTGCCCGGACGCTCGTCGAGGCCGGGCTCGACGTGGCCCTGCTCGAGGCGTCCGACGGCGTCGGCGGCCGGGTCCGCACCGACGTCGTCGACGGACACCGACTCGACCGGGGCTTCCAGATCCTGTTGACGGCCTATCCCGAGGTGCGTCGCTGGGTCGACCCCGAGAGCCTGTCGCTGTGCCGCTTCGAGCCGGGCGCCGTGGTCCGGATCGGCGGTCGGTTCCACCGGGTCGGTGATCCTCTCCGACGGCCCCAGGACCTGATCCCCACCCTGCGGGCGCCGATCGGCAGCCTGGCCGACAAGGCCCGGGTGCTGGCCCTCGTGGCCTCGGATCGCCGGGGCCCGGCCGGCGCCCTCCTGAGGCGGCCGGATCGCTCCACCCAGGAACGACTCGAGCGCTTCGGCTTCAGCCCGGTCATGATCGAGCGCTTCTTCCGCCCCCTCTTCGCCGGCATCCAGCTCGACCCCACCCTCGAGGTCTCGGCGCGGCGCTTCGACATCATCTGGCGCATGCTCGCCGAGGGTGATGCCGCAGTCCCGGCCGGCGGCATGGGGGTGCTCCCCCAGCGGATCGCCGCGCCGCTCCCCCGCGGCGTGGTCCACCTCGACCGCCCGGTGGACCACCTCGTGGGCACGACGGCGGTGGGCCAGGACGGGTCACGCGTCGAGGGCCGGGCCCTGCTGGTCGCCACCGATGGCCCCACGGCGTCACACCTGCTCGGGCTGCGCGAGGTCGGCTCACGGCCCGTCGCGGCCGTCTGGTTCAGCGCCCCGGAGCCACCGAGGAGAGGGGCGGTGCTGATGCTCGACGGCGACAGCTCCGGCCCCGCCGCCAACGTGGCGGTGATGAGCGAGACCGCTCGCTCCTACGCCCCGCCGGGTCGGTCGCTCATCGTGGCCGCCGTCCCGGGACCGGCCGCGCTGGACCCGGATCTGGCCGTGGCCGTGACCCGCCAGATGCTGCGCTGGTTCGGTCCCGGCGTCGAGGAGTGGGAGGTCCTGCGGGTGGACGTGATCCGCCACGGCCAGCCCGACCAGAGGCCGCCGCTCGACCCTCGCCAGCCCGTCGCCGTGGGCGAGCGGCGCTACGTGTGCGGCGACCACCGCGACACCGCGTCCATCCAGGGCGCGCTCGTCTCGGGTCGCCGGGCGGCCAGGCAGGTGTGCCTCGACATCGGGTCCGGAACGGGCTGA
- a CDS encoding cold-shock protein, translated as MKFFNNEKGFGFISREQGDDVFVHFSNIQGSGFKTLEEGQQVEFDVAPGRKGEEAQNVRPI; from the coding sequence GTGAAGTTCTTCAACAACGAGAAGGGCTTCGGCTTCATCTCCAGGGAGCAGGGGGACGACGTGTTCGTTCACTTCTCCAACATCCAGGGCTCCGGCTTCAAGACCCTCGAAGAGGGTCAGCAGGTCGAGTTCGACGTGGCACCCGGCCGTAAGGGCGAGGAAGCTCAGAACGTCCGCCCCATCTGA
- a CDS encoding C40 family peptidase encodes MALGVAVLASLLVAPAAPVGAVEDPATAVAPAMERLQATIDAVVGAEQARDAAAGELADADQALAAATDAFRTATDALTEQRRLYGELSAASYVRHGVASPRDHQVMVGALSARRHQLELTIDGRDEAEDVLDDAMAAQAEASAAFGEAEATREGAEADRVSAEEAADATLAAVGATDLPGVAYLAYQRAAADINAIDPECRLPAAVLAGIGRVRWRHGRPTGPTAELVETAPGPDEPAGAYDLPRVLTPLAEALCAGDAPLDAHVPLQAAVYGEERDSARVRIVLAAARRYARTPGVDLGLVPSDPYATSDGVPQFDTYGVALEPGDVPGMLDWAASRLGTPYSQCLGPDARPQDPLCPPGTNRFGNGFFDCSGFTHTAYRLIGLTIPATTYAMEADPAFMATQVATRFDTALMEPGDIFLMDGHTGMYVGDGHIIHAAGGGLTMEPVPRWVAHATFAVLRPIDLMGNA; translated from the coding sequence ATGGCGCTCGGCGTGGCCGTCCTGGCGAGCCTGCTGGTGGCACCGGCCGCGCCGGTGGGCGCGGTCGAGGATCCGGCGACGGCGGTGGCCCCCGCCATGGAACGGCTCCAAGCGACCATCGACGCCGTCGTCGGGGCCGAGCAGGCCCGCGACGCGGCGGCGGGTGAGCTCGCCGACGCCGACCAGGCGCTCGCCGCCGCCACCGACGCCTTCCGAACGGCGACCGACGCACTCACGGAGCAGCGCCGCCTGTACGGCGAGCTGAGCGCCGCCAGCTACGTGCGCCACGGGGTGGCGTCGCCTCGTGACCACCAGGTCATGGTGGGGGCGCTCAGCGCCCGGCGACACCAGCTCGAGCTGACCATCGACGGGCGCGACGAGGCCGAGGACGTCCTCGACGACGCCATGGCGGCACAGGCCGAGGCCAGCGCGGCGTTCGGCGAGGCCGAGGCCACGCGTGAGGGGGCCGAGGCCGACCGGGTGAGCGCCGAGGAAGCCGCCGACGCCACCCTGGCGGCAGTCGGCGCCACCGACCTCCCCGGCGTCGCCTACCTCGCCTACCAGCGGGCGGCTGCCGACATCAACGCCATCGACCCGGAGTGCCGGCTGCCGGCCGCGGTGCTCGCCGGCATCGGGCGGGTGCGCTGGCGCCACGGTCGTCCGACGGGACCGACCGCCGAGCTGGTGGAGACCGCCCCCGGACCCGACGAGCCGGCCGGCGCCTACGACCTCCCCCGCGTCCTCACCCCGCTCGCCGAGGCCCTGTGCGCCGGGGACGCCCCGCTCGACGCCCACGTCCCCCTGCAGGCCGCGGTGTACGGCGAGGAACGAGACTCGGCTCGGGTGCGCATCGTCCTGGCCGCTGCCCGCCGCTACGCCCGCACCCCCGGCGTCGACCTCGGCCTCGTGCCGTCCGACCCGTATGCCACCTCCGACGGGGTCCCCCAGTTCGACACATACGGCGTCGCTCTGGAGCCCGGCGACGTCCCCGGCATGCTCGACTGGGCCGCGTCCCGCCTGGGGACGCCGTACTCCCAGTGCCTCGGACCCGACGCCCGCCCCCAGGACCCGCTCTGCCCACCGGGGACGAACCGCTTCGGCAACGGCTTCTTCGACTGCTCGGGCTTCACCCACACCGCCTACCGGCTGATCGGGCTCACGATCCCGGCCACCACCTACGCCATGGAGGCCGACCCGGCGTTCATGGCCACCCAGGTGGCCACCCGGTTCGACACGGCCCTCATGGAGCCCGGCGACATCTTCTTGATGGACGGCCACACCGGGATGTACGTCGGCGACGGCCACATCATCCACGCCGCCGGAGGTGGCCTGACGATGGAGCCGGTGCCGCGCTGGGTGGCCCACGCCACCTTCGCGGTGCTGCGCCCCATCGACCTCATGGGCAACGCCTGA